The Pirellulimonas nuda genome includes a region encoding these proteins:
- a CDS encoding trypsin-like peptidase domain-containing protein, producing the protein MFRMQKLFLLAPASLLLLLAAAPVSVGQTVLLDVGTVNCTYCRQMDPVVERLKAEGAPIEKVDASRDSQIASQLGVRSYPTFVMLVDGKETGRIVGFTSYEKLRGLLATASSPRAPAQEQSTPRNDRVQATFASNSRPAGEQGPPAASLSSGEASLVSASVRIRVDDPEGHAFGTGTIIDARQGEALVLTCGHLFRDKNKQPLGDRAKVTVEIYDASQGTPQVVDRVSAVVVRTNFEKDLALIAIRSARPLVTARMASRGPATSPGEALRSVGCDHGADPSLRTGQVVELARCDGAECVVGTGAPVVGRSGGGLFNRDGELVGVCFGADVDKNEGLYVGVAEVHAELDAQNLSAVYRDSPIRLASNPNPIGVGPGLEPVPGPAAPVVRGQDAGADQGWDNPAPLAPIAPAAAQPAMAQSPMAQLSGLSPREQGALAELARTAADAEVVCVVHPSTPGATTEVFRLRNLSPQFIEALRAMQAHSESGAAQPPQRR; encoded by the coding sequence ATGTTCCGCATGCAGAAACTCTTCCTCTTGGCCCCGGCCTCGTTGCTGTTGCTGTTGGCCGCCGCCCCCGTGAGTGTTGGCCAGACCGTTCTGCTGGATGTCGGCACCGTCAACTGCACCTACTGCCGGCAGATGGACCCCGTGGTCGAGCGGCTCAAGGCCGAGGGCGCCCCGATCGAGAAGGTCGACGCCTCGCGCGATTCGCAGATCGCCTCCCAGCTGGGCGTCCGCAGCTACCCGACCTTCGTGATGCTGGTCGACGGCAAGGAAACGGGCCGGATCGTCGGCTTCACCAGCTACGAAAAACTCCGCGGCCTGCTCGCCACGGCGTCCTCGCCGCGGGCGCCCGCACAGGAGCAAAGCACGCCGCGCAACGATCGGGTGCAGGCGACGTTCGCCTCGAACAGCCGGCCGGCCGGCGAGCAGGGCCCGCCCGCCGCGTCGCTCTCGAGCGGCGAGGCCTCTCTGGTGTCGGCCTCGGTGCGGATCCGCGTCGACGACCCCGAGGGGCACGCCTTCGGCACCGGCACCATCATCGACGCCCGCCAGGGCGAAGCGCTGGTGCTGACCTGCGGGCATCTGTTCCGCGACAAGAACAAGCAGCCCCTGGGCGACCGGGCCAAGGTGACCGTAGAGATCTACGACGCCTCGCAGGGGACGCCGCAGGTGGTCGACCGCGTTTCGGCGGTGGTGGTCCGCACCAACTTTGAGAAAGACCTGGCCCTGATCGCGATCCGGTCGGCCCGCCCGCTGGTTACGGCCCGCATGGCGTCCCGCGGCCCCGCTACGTCGCCGGGCGAAGCCCTGCGCTCGGTCGGCTGCGACCACGGCGCCGACCCGAGCCTGCGGACCGGCCAGGTAGTAGAACTCGCCCGCTGCGACGGCGCCGAGTGTGTAGTCGGCACCGGGGCGCCGGTCGTTGGGCGTAGCGGCGGCGGGTTGTTTAATCGCGATGGCGAGCTGGTCGGCGTTTGCTTTGGCGCCGATGTCGACAAGAACGAGGGGCTGTACGTCGGCGTCGCCGAGGTGCACGCCGAGCTCGACGCCCAGAACCTCAGCGCCGTGTACCGCGACTCGCCCATCCGACTTGCTTCCAACCCGAACCCCATTGGGGTCGGCCCCGGCCTCGAGCCGGTACCCGGGCCCGCGGCGCCCGTCGTCCGCGGTCAGGATGCCGGCGCCGACCAGGGCTGGGACAACCCGGCCCCGCTGGCGCCGATCGCCCCGGCGGCGGCCCAACCTGCGATGGCACAATCCCCGATGGCCCAACTCTCCGGCCTCAGCCCGCGAGAGCAGGGCGCCCTGGCCGAGCTGGCCAGAACGGCTGCCGACGCCGAGGTGGTGTGTGTCGTCCACCCTTCGACCCCCGGGGCGACCACCGAGGTCTTCAGGCTGCGGAACCTTTCGCCGCAGTTTATCGAAGCGTTGCGGGCCATGCAGGCCCATTCCGAGAGCGGCGCAGCACAACCGCCCCAGCGGCGCTAG
- the otnC gene encoding 3-oxo-tetronate 4-phosphate decarboxylase: MNYREQRQAIAHHAKSLFDRGYGCGSSGNISLRVDEGMLITPTNSCMGTLDPAKIALVDHDGKVLDGDKPSKELFLHQAMYGRRPDERAIVHLHSTWSVAVSCLADVNPDDVLPALTAYYVMRVGSLPLAPYFPPGDLALAEAVATLAQRSRAVLLANHGPVVAGAGLEQAVYAAEELEETAKLFLLLRGQPIRPLTEAQVADLRVRFPT; encoded by the coding sequence ATGAATTACCGCGAACAGCGCCAAGCGATTGCCCACCACGCCAAGAGCCTGTTCGACCGCGGCTACGGCTGCGGCAGCTCGGGGAACATCAGCCTGCGTGTTGACGAGGGGATGCTGATCACGCCGACCAATAGCTGCATGGGCACGCTCGACCCGGCGAAGATCGCGCTGGTCGACCACGACGGCAAGGTGCTGGACGGAGACAAGCCCTCCAAGGAGCTGTTCTTGCACCAAGCCATGTACGGGCGACGGCCCGACGAGCGGGCGATCGTCCACCTGCACTCAACGTGGTCGGTGGCCGTTTCTTGCCTGGCGGACGTCAACCCGGACGACGTGCTGCCGGCGCTCACCGCCTACTACGTGATGCGGGTCGGCAGCCTGCCGCTGGCGCCCTACTTCCCGCCGGGGGACTTAGCGCTAGCCGAAGCGGTGGCGACGCTCGCCCAGCGGAGCCGTGCGGTGCTGCTGGCCAACCACGGGCCCGTGGTGGCCGGGGCGGGGCTCGAGCAAGCGGTCTACGCCGCCGAGGAGCTCGAAGAGACCGCCAAGCTGTTCTTGCTGCTCCGCGGCCAGCCCATCCGGCCGCTTACCGAGGCGCAGGTCGCCGACCTGCGCGTGCGGTTCCCTACGTGA
- the otnK gene encoding 3-oxo-tetronate kinase, producing MPLLGCIADDFTGATDLGSMLVRGGMRTVQWVGVPKPLPDCNDVDAVVVSLKSRSIEPEAAVRDSLDALRALRAAGAQRLLFKYGSTFDSTPRGNIGPVAEALLEATGAEQTVFCPAFPENGRTVYRGHLFVGDALLSESGMQNHPLNPMTDPNLVRWLCLQSHGEVGLVPLDVVRAGSAAIEARLAELRSLGVRLVIADATSDDDLDAWADALVQAPLITAASALAAALGQAYRRRGLLAGHPDDASFTPTDGHAAVLAGSCSMATQRQVAAWSAGRQALRIDPRRLALGQGVVDEALAWAESRLDDGPLLISSTATPHEIEQTRSSLGEQASSLVEEAMGRLARGLVDLGVRRLVVAGGETSGAVLQALGVASLRIGPSIAPGVPWTQSTSQPKLDLALKSGNFGQDDFFARALNCH from the coding sequence ATGCCACTGCTTGGATGTATCGCAGACGACTTCACCGGCGCCACCGACCTGGGTTCGATGTTGGTGCGTGGCGGGATGCGCACCGTGCAGTGGGTTGGCGTTCCCAAGCCGCTGCCCGACTGTAACGATGTCGACGCGGTGGTGGTGTCGCTCAAGTCGCGCTCCATCGAGCCCGAAGCCGCGGTGCGGGACTCGCTCGACGCGCTCCGGGCGCTGCGGGCCGCGGGGGCCCAGCGGCTGCTGTTCAAGTACGGCTCGACCTTCGACTCGACCCCTCGGGGCAACATCGGTCCCGTGGCCGAGGCGCTGCTCGAAGCGACCGGCGCCGAGCAGACCGTCTTCTGCCCCGCGTTCCCCGAGAACGGACGCACCGTCTACCGCGGGCACTTGTTCGTGGGCGACGCGTTGCTGAGCGAGTCGGGCATGCAGAACCACCCCCTCAACCCGATGACCGACCCCAACCTGGTCCGCTGGCTCTGCCTGCAATCGCACGGCGAGGTGGGCCTGGTGCCGCTGGACGTCGTGCGGGCCGGGAGCGCGGCCATCGAGGCGCGGCTTGCCGAGCTGCGCAGCCTGGGGGTCCGGCTAGTGATCGCAGACGCGACCAGCGACGACGACCTGGACGCCTGGGCGGACGCGTTGGTCCAGGCGCCGCTGATCACCGCCGCGTCGGCGCTCGCCGCTGCGTTGGGGCAGGCCTACCGCCGCCGCGGGCTGCTGGCGGGCCACCCGGACGACGCGTCGTTCACGCCCACCGACGGCCATGCCGCGGTGCTGGCCGGAAGCTGCTCGATGGCCACGCAGCGGCAGGTCGCCGCGTGGAGCGCGGGCCGCCAGGCGCTGCGGATCGATCCACGTCGGCTCGCCCTGGGGCAGGGCGTGGTCGACGAGGCGCTCGCCTGGGCCGAGTCTCGGCTCGACGACGGCCCGCTGCTAATCTCGTCGACCGCCACGCCCCACGAGATCGAGCAGACCCGTTCGTCGCTGGGTGAGCAGGCCTCGTCGTTGGTTGAAGAAGCGATGGGCCGGCTCGCCCGCGGACTGGTCGACCTGGGCGTGCGGCGGCTGGTGGTGGCCGGGGGGGAGACCTCGGGCGCCGTGCTGCAGGCCCTCGGGGTCGCCTCGCTGCGGATCGGGCCGTCGATCGCCCCGGGCGTTCCCTGGACCCAGTCGACCAGCCAGCCCAAGCTCGACCTCGCGCTCAAGAGCGGCAACTTCGGCCAGGACGACTTCTTCGCCCGCGCGCTAAACTGCCATTAA